From Brachionichthys hirsutus isolate HB-005 chromosome 16, CSIRO-AGI_Bhir_v1, whole genome shotgun sequence, a single genomic window includes:
- the il2rb gene encoding interleukin-2 receptor subunit beta — protein sequence MENLWFVLAVLLTADAAHSHRDSQGLSCVNDLVSNVSCTWNGSAAAPGATCWVAGARETRILKNNKKRRTQMIRTCRLEQHGNSPPGCSFVFENKEFNCFKDMPYISLECNGTLVENLTNYKPCNHIKMHPPGVPNVSASANQTWIWWTAGSPLSIFLKAFVFQIQIKRKTQAWKEARTLFTQELMQKLPSLELQGHCQVRVRVCPTQRPNSHWSDWSPTTSWIGPTEPVAASPDQEAPLFIWTGVFSFSLVVIVTLILYGRRVSKGLNKEKSVPNPSKYFHTLHSVHRGNLKTWLNPLSAPASFFTAQPCDHISTVELCDGSDGVTSTSPSSSSTSALLHFQSYPSTRSDTSGVVDDCSSSSSSFFSNMGYFLSSSFSSSARTDPSHSSFTYQEDLLNQRHLHRSFWPSFTTATPIYESLNKEPRSPNPGFDIGKEDENDKKGKMIADAEVLHHRETLTVVPLHSPSEMFPSCPPPSDAPSRTQVSSDRHQVAAPAAAASGSYAAWPLAGAMCRSSSMPVEPSKAGYLSLKELQTTFSNKSI from the exons ATGGAGAACCTGTGGTTCGTCCTGGCGGTTCTGTTAACGGCGGATGCAGCCCACTCCCACCGAGACTCGCAAG GACTCTCCTGTGTAAATGACCTCGTCAGCAACGTCAGCTGTACATGGAACGGCTCCGCGGCGGCTCCTGGTGCGACTTGTTGGGTCGCTGGCGCGAGGGAAACCAGGATCCTTAAGAACAACAAGAAACGTCGCACCCAAATGAT TCGAACCTGCAGGCTGGAACAACATGGAAACTCTCCCCCCGGCTGCAGTTTTGTCTTTGAGAACAAA GAATTCAATTGCTTCAAAGACATGCCCTATATTAGTTTGGAGTGCAATGGCACGCTGGTGGAGAACCTCACCAACTACAAGCCGTGCAATCACA TCAAGATGCATCCTCCAGGCGTTCCTAATGTCAGCGCCAGCGCCAACCAAACCTGGATATGGTGGACTGCAGGCAGTCCTCTCTCTATCTTCCTTAAAGCCTTTGTTTTTCAAATTCAGATCAAACGGAAAACCCAGGCATGGAAG GAGGCCCGTACTCTCTTCACACAAGAATTAATGCAAAAACTACCTTCTCTGGAACTCCAAGGCCACTGCCAGGTCAGGGTGAGGGTTTGTCCCACTCAACGGCCAAACAGTCACTGGAGCGACTGGAGTCCAACAACATCCTGGATCGGACCGACAGAGCCGGTGGCAGCATCGCCGGATCAAG AGGCGCCGCTGTTCATTTGGACGGGAGTGTTTAGCTTCAGTCTTGTGGTCATTGTAACACTGATCCTTTATGGAAGACGTGTTAGCAAGGG GCTCAACAAAGAGAAGTCGGTGCCAAACCCTTCAAAATATTTCCACACTCTCCACTCTGTCCACCGAGGAAacttaaaa ACATGGCTGAATCCTCTGTCGGCTCCTGCATCATTCTTCACAGCCCAGCCATGCGACCACATCTCCACAGTGGAGCTGTGTGACGGCTCAGATGGGGTGACCTCCACAtctccctcctccagctccaccagcGCCCTGCTCCACTTCCAAAGCTACCCCTCCACACGCTCGGACACCAGTGGGGTCGTTGACGAttgctcctcctcgtcttcctctttcttctccaaCATGGGCTACTTTTTAtccagctccttcagcagctccgCCAGAACTGATCCCAGCCACTCCTCTTTCACCTATCAGGAGGATCTCCTCAACCAGCGGCACCTTCACCGCTCCTTCTGGCCCTCCTTCACCACCGCCACTCCAATCTATGAGAGCTTGAACAAGGAGCCACGGAGCCCAAATCCTGGTTTTGACATTGGAAAggaagatgaaaatgacaaGAAAGGCAAAATGATTGCTGATGCAGAGGTTTTACATCATCGTGAGACTCTTACTGTCGTCCCTCTTCATTCCCCTTCCGAGATGTTCCCCTCTTGTCCACCACCTTCCGATGCTCCCAGTCGAACCCAGGTATCCTCTGATCGTCATCAGGTGgctgcacctgcagcagcagccagtggcagctatgcAGCCTGGCCTTTGGCTGGAGCCATGTGCAGGTCCTCCTCCATGCCTGTGGAGCCCAGCAAAGCCGGGTACCTGAGCCTCAAAGAGCTGCAGACAACATTCAGCAACAAATCCATTTAA
- the LOC137905909 gene encoding 3-mercaptopyruvate sulfurtransferase-like, translating into MGLQTQALVSAKWLANMLHRNLIGPRLRILDSSWYLPMMKRDGKKEFAQSHVPGASFFDIDLCADTKSKFDHMLPSEKTFANYVGNLGIGNDTHVVVYDASDFGAFTCTRVWWMFRFFGHPGVSVLNGGFRNWVKEGHPVTNAYDKPEAVNFTPKGSHRSWVKSFDDVTKNIDACEFQVVDVRPYERFRGREPEPREGVQPGHIPGSKCMPFDEFVDDDGMILSPEQLRKFFVRSKLDLNKPLCGMCGSGVTGCHVAMAAHLCGAPPGYLYDGSWHEWFTRAPPEHVVSED; encoded by the exons ATGGGGCTGCAAACTCAAGCTCTTGTCTCTGCGAAATGGCTCGCAAATATGCTCCACCGGAACCTCATCGGACCGCGTCTGCGGATCCTGGACTCGTCCTGGTACCTGCCCATGATGAAAAGAGACGGCAAAAAGGAGTTCGCGCAGTCTCACGTACCCGGAGCGTCGTTCTTTGACATCGACTTGTGCGCTGACACGAAGTCCAAGTTCGACCATATGCTTCCCTCCGAGAAGACGTTCGCTAACTATGTCGGTAATTTGGGGATTGGGAATGACActcatgttgttgtttacgaTGCCAGTGACTTTGGGGCGTTTAcgtgcaccagggtgtggtggATGTTCCGGTTCTTCGGCCACCCCGGGGTGTCGGTGCTGAACGGGGGGTTCAGGAACTGGGTCAAAGAGGGTCATCCGGTCACGAACGCGTACGACAAGCCCGAAGCGGTCAACTTCACCCCGAAAGGGAGCCACCGATCCTGGGTCAAGTCGTTCGATGATGTCACGAAAAACATAGACGCTTGCGAGTTCCAGGTGGTTGACGTGAGACCCTATGAAAGGTTCCGCGGAAGAGAACCGGAACCAAGAGAAG GCGTCCAGCCGGGTCATATCCCTGGCTCCAAATGCATGCCCTTCGACGAGTTTGTGGATGACGATGGCATGATTCTGTCTCCTGAGCAGCTGAGGAAGTTCTTTGTGCGGTCAAAGCTGGACCTGAATAAGCCGCTCTGTGGCATGTGTGGGTCCGGTGTGACCGGCTGCCACGTGGCGATGGCTGCCCACCTGTGCGGCGCCCCGCCGGGGTACTTGTACGACGGATCCTGGCACGAGTGGTTCACCAGGGCGCCGCCAGAGCACGTCGTCAGCGAGGACTAA